A portion of the Bacteroidota bacterium genome contains these proteins:
- the pyrR gene encoding bifunctional pyr operon transcriptional regulator/uracil phosphoribosyltransferase PyrR, producing MEPKLILNTKQFEIILTRLSHQLIENHGSFDNSVIIGLQPRGVYLAKRIQAKLESILKNKKINVGDLDVTFYRDDFRKKELTPNKTNIEFIIEDKNVVLIDDVLYTGRTIRAGLDAMLAFGRPKNVELLV from the coding sequence ATGGAGCCCAAACTTATTTTAAATACCAAACAATTTGAGATAATCCTCACTCGGCTTTCGCATCAATTAATTGAAAATCACGGCAGCTTTGATAATTCTGTAATTATAGGACTTCAGCCACGTGGAGTGTATTTGGCAAAAAGAATTCAAGCTAAGCTCGAATCTATTTTAAAAAATAAAAAAATAAATGTTGGCGACTTAGATGTTACTTTTTATCGTGATGATTTTCGAAAAAAAGAATTAACTCCCAATAAAACCAATATAGAATTTATTATAGAAGACAAAAATGTGGTCTTAATTGATGATGTGTTATACACAGGAAGAACAATTAGAGCAGGGCTAGATGCGATGCTTGCTTTTGGTAGGCCAAAAAATGTAGAACTATTGGTGTT
- a CDS encoding glycosyltransferase family 4 protein: MKIAVNTRLLIDNKLDGIGWFTYETIKLITQNHPEHEFIFLFDRKYSDEFIFGKNVTPVIVSPKARHPILYYYWFEHAVSNVLNKIKPDLFLSPDGFLSLNTAIPQLAVIHDLNFEHYPDDLPFLYQKYYRYYFPKFAKKAARIATVSEYSKKDIIDTYGISATKIDVVYNGANTFYKPINNEIKAQTKQQYTSNNNYFIFVGNLHPRKNISRLLAAFEMFKQQQSDSTKLVLVGNKMWWTSDMEKTLKQMLYKNDVIFTGRVDVEQLRNLYASSLALVYTTTFEGFGIPIIEAMNCETAVITSNTTSMPEVAGNGALLADPFSTQSIANAMQKIYTEPELRKSLIEKSKDQIHKFTWENSAQKLWKCIETLYISTKK, encoded by the coding sequence ATGAAAATTGCCGTAAATACAAGATTACTAATTGATAATAAACTAGACGGCATTGGTTGGTTTACCTATGAAACGATAAAACTAATTACACAAAACCATCCAGAACATGAGTTTATTTTTCTATTCGATAGAAAATATTCCGATGAGTTTATTTTTGGCAAAAACGTAACACCTGTTATTGTCTCGCCCAAAGCAAGACATCCAATTTTATACTATTATTGGTTTGAGCACGCAGTATCTAATGTATTAAACAAAATAAAACCTGATTTATTTTTATCTCCCGATGGTTTTTTGTCGCTAAATACTGCTATTCCGCAACTAGCTGTAATTCACGATCTAAATTTTGAACATTACCCAGATGATTTACCTTTTTTGTATCAAAAATACTATAGATACTATTTTCCAAAATTCGCAAAAAAGGCCGCTAGAATAGCAACCGTTTCTGAGTATTCAAAAAAAGATATTATTGATACATATGGAATTTCAGCTACTAAAATTGATGTGGTGTACAACGGAGCTAACACTTTCTACAAACCAATTAACAACGAAATAAAAGCACAAACAAAACAACAATACACCTCAAACAACAACTACTTTATTTTTGTTGGGAACTTACATCCAAGAAAAAATATTTCTAGATTACTCGCAGCTTTCGAAATGTTTAAACAACAACAATCCGACTCCACCAAATTGGTATTAGTAGGTAATAAAATGTGGTGGACTTCTGACATGGAAAAAACATTAAAACAAATGTTGTACAAAAATGATGTCATTTTCACAGGACGAGTTGATGTAGAACAACTTAGAAATCTTTATGCTTCTTCGTTGGCACTTGTATATACAACGACATTTGAAGGCTTTGGCATTCCTATTATTGAAGCTATGAATTGCGAAACTGCAGTTATTACATCCAACACAACCTCAATGCCAGAAGTTGCAGGAAATGGAGCACTTTTGGCCGATCCTTTTTCCACACAATCTATTGCGAATGCAATGCAAAAAATTTACACTGAACCAGAATTGAGAAAATCTCTGATAGAAAAATCAAAAGATCAAATACATAAATTTACTTGGGAAAACTCAGCTCAAAAACTTTGGAAATGCATAGAAACTCTTTACATATCCACCAAAAAATAA
- a CDS encoding DUF1801 domain-containing protein yields the protein MNKDIQAYNDSQSVEDSEICNLLFKEIDKNLPKAESKIWHAHPVWFLEGNPIVGYSKLKNCIRLLFWSGQSFEEDALQKEGSFKAAEIRYTSANQIKIKELKKWLKKASDIQWDYKNLIKRKGVLERLK from the coding sequence ATGAATAAGGATATTCAAGCATACAATGATTCTCAATCAGTTGAGGATAGCGAAATATGCAATTTGCTTTTTAAAGAGATAGATAAAAACTTACCTAAAGCGGAAAGTAAAATTTGGCATGCACATCCGGTTTGGTTTTTAGAAGGGAATCCAATTGTTGGATATAGTAAATTAAAAAACTGTATTCGGCTCTTGTTTTGGAGTGGTCAATCTTTCGAAGAAGATGCCTTACAAAAGGAAGGTAGTTTTAAAGCTGCGGAAATTCGTTATACCTCTGCCAATCAAATAAAAATAAAAGAGTTGAAAAAATGGCTTAAAAAAGCATCCGATATTCAGTGGGACTACAAAAACTTAATCAAAAGAAAAGGAGTTTTGGAAAGATTAAAATAA
- a CDS encoding gliding motility-associated C-terminal domain-containing protein, with translation MKVINYITLSALMFSVFELDAQCNAVNPAPQTICSLDTATIDAGVNFRSYSWSEGQTTQVIKVTPTNTTSYSCTVTCYGPDVVTNGGFESGNTGFSSAYTNNQGSLQNSGRYAITSDCSIQKGDWIGLPHTGSLFMAVNGSGTPNTDVWCQTINVLPNTTYEFSTWVKSLSGTPYAQLQFSINGVTLGNIFSATAESNGWINFFETWNSGVNTTANICIVNMNTAGAGNDFGLDDIFFRPIISQTITTTVTVHHTPIADFNYSGSLCVGVTKSFTDNSNPNSTVIASYDWDFNNDGISDNSTTSAGYTFNTIGNAIISLSVTSVLGCTSVKTSTLVVNDNPTATITSTSITCFGGNNGTLSASGSGGGGNYTYKWMPGNINAANANNLTAQTFTCTVTDANGCSAQIPATVSEPAQLVPTFAYSNLDCFQGTNGFIIAGALGGVKNSNNDYDYLLNPGGYTTSYVDQLPAGTYQSIVTDGNGCTATQQITITEPPLLTVAINAPLEICDGQSATIVANPVGGTPVYTFDWLSHSLTGQTIIETPTTSQVYDLLVTDQNGCTAELSHSITVNPLPTVDFSADNLIGCGPVCANFTPTTSNVISYAWNFGDGGSSSATAPNYCFASSGTFTVNLIVTDAKGCTNTASKADYITVHPDPVAQFATTPSSIDIIDPTIQLVDMSSGAVGWLYTFGDGTGNFSTDANTTYTFPADDTATYDVKQVVINQFGCMDSIIKKVTVALGYTFYFPNTFSPNGDGLNDVFNFRGLGVTEFNMWIYDRWGNLIYNTTDITKGWDGDVKGGGNKKAEIDVYICRMLVKDIYQVSHNYTTHITLIR, from the coding sequence ATGAAAGTAATAAACTACATCACGCTTAGTGCGTTGATGTTTTCTGTTTTTGAATTGGATGCGCAATGTAATGCAGTAAATCCTGCTCCACAAACTATTTGTAGTCTAGATACAGCCACAATTGATGCCGGTGTAAATTTTAGATCCTATTCTTGGTCAGAAGGACAAACAACACAAGTAATTAAAGTTACTCCAACAAATACAACGTCTTATTCTTGCACTGTAACTTGTTATGGTCCGGATGTTGTTACCAATGGAGGTTTTGAATCTGGAAATACAGGCTTTAGTTCGGCATACACCAATAATCAAGGCTCACTTCAAAACTCAGGACGTTATGCAATTACCTCGGATTGCTCTATTCAGAAAGGCGATTGGATAGGATTACCGCATACCGGCAGTCTATTTATGGCAGTAAATGGTTCTGGAACTCCCAATACTGATGTCTGGTGCCAAACAATAAATGTATTGCCTAATACTACTTATGAGTTTTCTACTTGGGTGAAATCGCTTTCCGGTACCCCTTATGCTCAACTTCAGTTTTCCATAAACGGTGTTACGCTCGGAAATATTTTTTCAGCAACTGCTGAATCAAACGGATGGATTAATTTTTTTGAGACGTGGAACTCCGGTGTTAATACAACTGCAAATATTTGTATTGTCAATATGAATACTGCTGGTGCCGGCAATGATTTTGGATTAGATGATATTTTTTTTAGACCAATCATTTCTCAAACTATAACTACAACTGTTACTGTTCATCATACTCCAATTGCAGATTTTAACTATTCAGGATCGTTGTGTGTTGGAGTAACAAAAAGTTTTACCGACAATTCGAACCCAAACAGTACTGTAATTGCTAGCTATGACTGGGATTTTAATAATGATGGAATTTCTGATAACAGTACTACAAGTGCAGGTTATACCTTCAATACAATAGGAAATGCAATTATATCCTTGTCTGTAACTTCCGTTTTAGGATGTACTTCTGTTAAAACTAGTACCCTGGTTGTAAACGATAATCCTACTGCAACAATAACTAGTACAAGTATAACTTGCTTTGGTGGAAATAATGGTACACTAAGTGCTTCTGGCTCAGGTGGAGGAGGGAATTATACCTATAAATGGATGCCTGGAAATATAAATGCTGCCAATGCTAATAATTTAACAGCACAAACCTTTACGTGCACCGTTACCGATGCAAATGGCTGTTCAGCTCAAATTCCTGCAACAGTTAGTGAGCCGGCTCAGCTAGTGCCAACGTTTGCTTATAGCAATTTAGATTGTTTTCAAGGTACTAACGGTTTTATTATTGCAGGAGCTTTAGGTGGAGTGAAAAATAGCAATAATGATTACGATTATTTGCTAAATCCTGGTGGTTACACAACTTCTTATGTCGACCAGTTACCCGCAGGCACCTACCAATCAATAGTAACAGATGGTAATGGGTGTACAGCAACTCAGCAAATTACAATTACAGAACCACCTCTTTTGACAGTAGCAATTAATGCGCCTCTCGAAATTTGCGATGGTCAATCGGCTACTATTGTTGCAAATCCGGTTGGAGGAACGCCAGTTTATACGTTCGATTGGCTTTCTCACTCCCTTACAGGTCAAACCATAATTGAAACTCCCACCACATCTCAAGTGTATGACTTATTAGTCACCGACCAAAATGGATGTACAGCAGAATTGAGTCATTCCATTACTGTCAACCCTCTTCCAACCGTTGATTTTTCGGCAGATAATCTAATTGGTTGTGGGCCTGTGTGCGCTAACTTTACGCCTACCACATCCAACGTGATAAGTTATGCGTGGAATTTTGGAGATGGAGGTTCATCATCAGCTACTGCGCCAAATTATTGCTTTGCAAGCTCAGGTACTTTTACCGTTAATTTAATTGTAACAGATGCTAAAGGGTGCACTAATACTGCCAGTAAAGCAGATTACATAACAGTTCATCCCGATCCTGTTGCACAATTTGCTACAACACCATCCTCAATAGATATTATAGATCCAACTATTCAATTGGTAGATATGTCTAGCGGAGCTGTAGGTTGGCTTTACACTTTTGGAGATGGAACCGGAAATTTTTCTACGGATGCAAATACTACATATACTTTTCCTGCTGATGATACTGCAACCTATGATGTAAAGCAAGTAGTAATAAACCAGTTTGGGTGCATGGATTCAATTATAAAAAAAGTAACTGTTGCGCTTGGGTATACTTTTTATTTTCCGAATACGTTTTCTCCTAATGGCGATGGTTTGAATGATGTGTTTAATTTTAGAGGATTAGGTGTTACAGAGTTTAATATGTGGATATACGACCGTTGGGGAAATCTTATTTATAATACTACAGATATAACTAAGGGATGGGACGGAGATGTAAAAGGAGGGGGCAATAAAAAAGCAGAAATTGATGTGTATATATGTCGAATGCTGGTAAAGGATATCTACCAAGTAAGCCATAACTATACTACACATATTACTCTTATAAGATAA